The Paenibacillus sp. RC334 nucleotide sequence AGCAGAGTATGCAGCAGGAGATGATGTCACTTTACAAAGAGCATCAATTTAATCCGCTGAATATCGGCTGTCTGCCTATTCTCATTCAGCTACCCATATTGAGCGGTATGTACACAGCCATCCGGCTTACCCCGGAATTGGCGTCTCATTCGTTCCTATGGTTCCGACTCGGGCAGCCGGACTGGATTTTGGCAATCTTCGTCGCAGTCGTTTACTTGGCACAGGCCAAGCTATCCCAGCTTCAAATGACGGCTGACCAGCGCAAGCAGTTTGCGATCATGGGATATCTTTCGCCCATTATGGTGGCTGTTTTTTCTTTTAATGCGCCTGCTGCCATGCCGTTATACTGGACGGTAAGTGGTACCTTTTTGCTGCTCCAGTCGCTATGGTTCCGTAGACGCTATCCAACGGAGGAAGCAGAGGATAAGGTTAAGCTTGGAGAAGTTACGCCAACCTAAAATAACAGGATGCCATTCGAGCCGTTATAAGGCTTGAGAGGCATCCTTTTTTCTATGCTTATGTGGACAATTCGCTTGCGTTATTTTAGTCATTATGAAGGAGTTTGCAAAAATCCAATAAGCCAGCAGGATTTATCGAGTATGCGCCGGGTGAACAGGCATGGAGAGCCGTTCATGCGGACGGATATTTTGTGATTCATTGTGTATGGATTGGCATAACGGGTTTGGGGCTAGGCTCGCAGCTCATTCGACGTTGTATCGAGGATGCCGTCACGTTGGGTAAAAAGGGAGTCGCTGTGGTTACCAACATGGATACATCGTGGGCGCCCGGTCCCGACATTTTTCTGAAAAATGGATTTCAGCATGTGGAAGACGCACCTTATTCTTTTCAGTTGTATGTATACAAGCTTAATAGGGACCACTCTGATCTTTATTTTCCAAATAACTGGGTACAGCGGCTGGTGCGCTTTAGTGAAGGCTTGACCATCTTGCGAACTCATCAATGCCCCTATTTGGAGATTACCACGCAAAACGTAATTGAAGCGGCTGAGAAGGCAGGCATACTGTAACGGAGAGTTGATTTCATATCACAGGCTGACTCCGCATTCTTTTGCCAAAAAGCTGAGCATGCTTTACGCTAAAAGCTAATTCTTTTAGTGAAATTATAAAAGAAATGTGGGTAAAGTAAAGACACGAAACGAACCTCATGGAGGACCAACAAGACATGAAACAAACACCAACAAAGCTACCCATCTCCTTAGCCCTGCTTACATGTGTAGTATGTGCGCTCGGTTTCGGTTTAATCGCATTATGGGTTAGCGACCATCAAGTACAGCATTTTGACCAGAAAATTATTGCGAATATTCAACAGTTGGAGTCGCCTTCCATGACCCGTCTAATGAAATTTTTCACTATGATCGGCAGCGGAATTCCGGTTGTGATTATTATTTTAATCGCCATGTTTGTGCTGCACAGAGTATTGGGACATCGCAGAGAACTGCTATTTTTGGCGATTGCTGTGCTGGGATCAGCGCTGCTGAATACGGTTTTAAAATGGCTATTTCAGCGTGCGAGACCCGAAATTAACCGTATTATTGAAGCGAATGGATACAGCTTTCCGAGCGGACATTCCATGACCGCTTTTAGTATGTATGCGGCGTTGACGTTTTTAGTGTGGAAACATGTTCCTTCCAGGCCAGGCCGTATCCTTCTGATTGTGCTCAGTAGCCTGCTGATTATAGCGATAGGGACAAGCCGC carries:
- a CDS encoding phosphatase PAP2 family protein; this encodes MKQTPTKLPISLALLTCVVCALGFGLIALWVSDHQVQHFDQKIIANIQQLESPSMTRLMKFFTMIGSGIPVVIIILIAMFVLHRVLGHRRELLFLAIAVLGSALLNTVLKWLFQRARPEINRIIEANGYSFPSGHSMTAFSMYAALTFLVWKHVPSRPGRILLIVLSSLLIIAIGTSRIYLGVHYPSDVVGGYFMSGCWMAACIWFYQRILASSLTQ
- the yidC gene encoding membrane protein insertase YidC, with protein sequence MKRFKGFTFWGKKERIFGIMVALAVVMLLSGCGANAAEINAQTPGFFNHYVVFPLSWLIQQLAQWFGGSFGLAIMSLTLIVRLALLPLMMRQTRAQQGMKRKMSAMQPDLDRIKKKYENKKDAASQQSMQQEMMSLYKEHQFNPLNIGCLPILIQLPILSGMYTAIRLTPELASHSFLWFRLGQPDWILAIFVAVVYLAQAKLSQLQMTADQRKQFAIMGYLSPIMVAVFSFNAPAAMPLYWTVSGTFLLLQSLWFRRRYPTEEAEDKVKLGEVTPT